The following proteins are encoded in a genomic region of Gimesia algae:
- a CDS encoding PLDc N-terminal domain-containing protein, with amino-acid sequence MMSLLGLLFFLISMALSLLLFVLWIWMLIDCVKYEPSTGNDKIIWVLVIVLLNGIGALLYYFIRRPERIKQMGQ; translated from the coding sequence ATGATGTCACTCCTTGGTTTACTGTTTTTTTTAATTTCAATGGCTCTGAGCCTGCTGTTATTTGTACTCTGGATCTGGATGCTGATTGACTGTGTGAAATATGAACCATCAACCGGTAATGACAAAATTATCTGGGTGTTAGTCATTGTCTTATTAAACGGGATAGGGGCACTGCTTTACTATTTCATTCGTCGACCGGAACGGATTAAACAGATGGGGCAGTAA
- a CDS encoding PLDc N-terminal domain-containing protein, whose amino-acid sequence MDSMLFGLLILGIVALVIFQLVIWIWMLVDCLQNEPSTGNDKVIWILLMVFLGILGSLLYYFIRRPQRIEEFGH is encoded by the coding sequence GATTCAATGTTATTCGGACTACTGATCCTCGGGATTGTCGCTCTCGTGATCTTTCAGTTGGTGATATGGATCTGGATGCTTGTCGATTGTCTGCAAAACGAACCATCGACAGGAAATGATAAAGTGATCTGGATACTTTTGATGGTGTTTCTCGGAATTTTAGGATCTTTACTCTATTACTTTATACGTCGTCCTCAGCGGATCGAAGAATTTGGCCATTAA